The Nitrospira sp. sequence TACCGTATTGGGACTCTCTTGCCGGACAACAAATCACGGTGGAAACAACGCCTGCTCCACGAATGGATTCCCTTTGACAACCTGCAGACGCATACGATCGTCATGAATCTGCGGTTGCTTGAGTCCTTGAAAGTCAAACCTCTTGGAACTCCTATTGTGGCTTGGACGCAAGACGATGAAAATTCAGTTCAGAGCATATTCCCTCAGATGCGGGATGCTCGATATGCCGTGTTGCATATTTCGCCAAAGTTTGCCTACAAGACTTGGACGGTGTCCGGGTGGGTGGCGCTTGGGCGGTGGCTGATTGATCGTGGGATGGGGGTAGTTGTCACAGGCGTGGAGTCAGGTCAAGAGGCATACTGCGAACAAGTCATCCAGGGGTTGCCGGGTGCCGTGAATCTGGTCGGCCGAGTGGCACTGCCGGCCCTTGGTTGTCTCTTAAACCGCGCGGCTCTGTATATCGGAACGGATACGGCCGTGAGTCATATGGCGGCTGCTGTGGGGGTTCCCACCGTCGTGCTCTTTGGGCCGTCAAATCCGGTGAAGTGGGGGCCGTGGCCGAAGGACTTCCTTCCCACGACGCAAAGTCCGTGGGTCAGGCAAGGCTCGCAGCGACAGGGAAATGTGTTTCTGCTCCAAGGAGAGGGGGAATGTGTGCCCTGCTTGGCTGAAGGGTGCGACCACCACATCAACAGTTTGAGTGATTGCCTCCAGCAGCTGTCCGTGCAGCGTGCCATTCAGGCCGTTGAAACCATCCTTGGCGAGCGAACGCTCCTCCTCCCGACCCCGAGGTACGCATGAAACAGTCGGCTGCCAAGCTGTATCACTCCATTGCCGGACGATACGGGAACGTGGTGCTGCTGTATCGGTCATTTCTCGTCATCGGCGCACAGTTGGTTCTGATTCTCTTGGCAAACCTGACCGCGTTTGCACTGCGATTCGATGCCGACCTTTCTCCCGAGTATCGGCAGATCATGTGGGATCACGTTCCCGCCGTGCTGCTGATATTCGGTTCCAGCTTATGGATATTTGGAATTCAGCGAGGGCTTTGGAGATATGTCGGCAGTTACGACCTAGGGAAAATTCTTCTGGCTTCCCTGACCGGTGCGGCGGCCTTTTACGGAGTCATCCATCTCATCGGCGGGATTACCCAGTATCCTCGCTCCGTCATCGTCCTGACCGGCCTGTTGAACGGATTATATTTGTCGGGCATACGATTGGCGGTGCGGGGATTCAGGGAATGGATCCGGATCGCCGATCCGACCGCCCGGCGAGTGCTGATCGTCGGCGCGGGAAATGCCGGCGAGTTGCTGGTGAGAGACATGCTTTCCGATGCCAACTATAACAGCCGGCCGGTCGGGTTTGTGGATGATGATCCCATCAAACGCAAGATGTCGATCCATGGAATACCCGTCGTGGGTACGATCGCCGATATTAGACATGCGGCGGATCGGCTGGAAGTCCAGGAGATCATCGTCGCCATTCCATCCGCATCAACCACGGTGAAGCAAAAAATTCTGGCGGCTTCGGAGGGGTGTACTGTCCCGATCAAGACCTTACCCAATCTCAAACAGCTATTGGGTGACCCCGTCTCGTTGCAACAAGTACGGCCGATGAGTCTGGACGATTTGCTTCAGCGCGAGCCGATCCAGACTGATTGCCAGGACCTGCACCCGCTCATCACGGGTAAGACATTGCTGGTCACAGGGGCGGGAGGTTCGATTGGTTCCGAGCTATGCCGGCAGATTTCACAGTACAAGCCCAAGACCTTGGTGCTGTTTGAGCGGTATGAAAATGCCCTTCATGCGCTCTTGCTGGAATTGAGAGCGGCCTTTCCGGAAGCGCAGATTCTCCCCTGCATCGGGGACGTGACGGTGCCCGACCGTGTATCGGAAGTGTTCCGCCAAACCGGTCCCGATATTGTGTTTCATGCAGCGGCACATAAACATGTTCCGCTCATGGAACTGAATCCAAAGGAAGCGATTCGCAACAATATCTTAGGAACCCGTGTGGTTGCCGAAGCCGCCATGAAGTCAGGCGTCGACCGTTTCGTTCTCATTTCCACAGACAAGGCGGTCAACCCATCGAGCATCATGGGAGTCACGAAGAGAATTGCCGAGCATTTGCTTCAGGATTTGAACCATACGGGACTGACGAAGTTCACCGTCGTGCGGTTCGGCAACGTGCTGGGCAGCAATGGAAGCGTGGTCCCTCTCTTCACCGAGCAGATTCGTAAAGGTGGACCGGTGACGGTGACCCATCCGGAGATCAAGCGGTTTTTCATGACGATCCCAGAAGCGGTGCAACTGGTGCTGCAGGCAAGTGTGATGGGACGGGGAGGAGAAGTGTTTGTCCTGGACATGGGTGAGCAAATCCGAATCGCCGATCTCGCCAGAAACATGATTGTGTTGGCCGGCCTGGTTCCCGGCAAGGATATCGACATCATCTTTACCGGTCTACGGCCCGGAGAAAAGTTGTATGAAGAACTCTTTGAGGAACGTGAACTGGTTGAGGCGACCGCTCATCCCAAGATCCATCGAGCCGCAGGAGCCCTTGTCCCAGTCGGCGAACTGAGCGCATGGTTGGAGTCATTGCAGGCCAATCTGCCGAAATACGAGGAAGAGGAGCTGCTCCGAGACCTGAAGCGGCTTGTCCCGAGTTTTCGTCCGAATCTCTAGTCAGGGGGCCGGCAGTATTTGCATGTCGACACGACGCCCCCTGGCGCCCATCGAACCCTCTACAGTTTTAACCGATGCCAACCGATAAGAACAGAAAGTGCCCGACGGGAATAGGAGGGTGAGGCAGTGAAAGGTGTCGTGCTGGCGGGAGGCTTGGGAAGCAGATTATTGCCTCTCACGAAGGTCACGAACAAGCATCTATTGCCGGTGTATAACCGGCCGATGATCTATTATCCGATTCAGACGCTGGTCAATGCGGGTGTGACGGAAATCATGTTGGTCACCGGGGGGAATAGCGCCGGCGATTTCCTGAAACTGCTCGGGAATGGCAAAGAATTCGGCCTTCAACATCTCAATTATACCTATCAGGAGGGTGAGGGAGGCATTGCCGACGCCCTCCGGTTGGCGGAGCACTTTGCCGATGGTGAACCGATCTGCGTCGTGTTGGGGGACAACATTATTCAGGGAAACATCGCCATGGCGGCGGACCGCTTTCGAAGTCAGCGAAAGGGAGCGAAGATTCTTCTCAAAGAAGTGAAAGATCCGCAACGGTTCGGCGTGCCGGTTTTGGAGAGAGAACGTGTCGTAAGAATCGAGGAAAAGCCGCTCGAGCCACGGTCGCCCTATGCCGTGACCGGCATTTACTTTTATGATCCGCACGTCTTCGAGTTCATCCGGGAACTGAAGCCCTCTGCAAGAGGGGAGCTGGAGATTACCGACGTCAACAACGCGTATATCAAGGCCGGGACGCTGACATGGGATCTGCTTCAGGGATGGTGGACGGATGCCGGCACCATCGAGTCATTATACCTGGCCAATCAGCTCGTCGGCCAAACCGGCGCAAACAACCTTCAAGTGGAATCGTAGATGCGCATTCTTGTTACCGGCGGCGCCGGGTTCATCGGCTCTCATCTGGTTCGACGTCTGCTGGTGTCGTCCCAGCATCAGATCGTCAATCTCGATGCCCTCCGTTATTCGGGGAACTTGACGAATCTGGACGCGGTCAGCCGGCATCCGGGGTATGTCTTTGTCCATGGCGATATTTGCGATGCGCAACTGGTTTCATCCGTGATTCGCAAATATCAAATCGAAGGTATCATCAATTGCGCTGCGGAGACGCATGTCGACCGTTCGATTCTTGACCCGGGTAGCTTTGCGCGCACTGATGTGGTGGGCACGGGCGTGTTGCTTGAAGAGGGGCGCCATGCCGGGGTTGCGCGGTTTCTACAAGTCAGTACCGACGAGGTCTACGGTAACGTCGAATCCGGTCTGTCGACCGAAGCCGATCGGTTGGCGCCGCGCAGCCCCTATTCAGCCAGCAAAGCCGGGGGGGATCTTCTTGTGCTGAGCTATTGGACGACCTATGGATTTCCGGTGGTCGTGACAAGAGGCAGCAATACCTACGGTTCCAATCAGTATCCGGAAAAATTTATTCCTCTCTTCGTGACGAACGCCATCGATGATCAGCTGTTGCCGGTGTACGGTGACGGAAGATATTGCCGAGATTGGCTTGCTGTCGAAGATCATTGTGCCGCGATCGAACGGGCATTTTTTGATGGGGAACCAGGAGCCGTCTACAATATCGGTGGGGGAAACGAGCGCGAAAATATCGTGGTTGCCGAGGAGATTCTCTCGTATCTGGGCAAGCCGAAGAGCTTACTTCGCTTTGTGACGGACCGGCCCGGTCACGACCGCCGTTATGCCGTTGATTGTGGAAAACTGCGGCAGCTGGGATGGTGCCCTGCCGTACCGTTCGAAGAAGGGTTGCGCGCGACGGTCCGTTGGTATCAAGAGCATGCATCCTGGTGGCGTCCCATCAAATCCGGAGAGTTCCGGAAGTACTATGAGCAGATGTACGGCAAACGGTTGCAGCAAGTGAGTTAGAACGACGAGTCCTGGTGAATAACCGACGGTCACACCAGTCCGAGACTCCACCTATATCGCAGTTTCAAGCCAGTCGATTGCCACCATGCGAATTCTCCTCACCGGGGCCAATGGGCAACTGGGTACCGTGCTCCGCAGGGCGCTCGGATCCGAAACAGTCATCACCAAAGATTTGCCGGACTTCGATCTCACGCAGCTGACGGTTCATGACGAAATCGTTGAAGCCTCGCCGGATTTGATTATTCATGCGGGGGCGTACACAGATGTGGATGGGGCCGAGCGGGACCCCGACCTCGCGATGGCGGTGAACGCGAGGGGAACGGAGCAGGTTGCGAAGGCCGCCGTTCGGCTTGGAGCCCGCCTGATCTACATTTCCACCGACTATGTGTTCGACGGCGAGCAGCAAAGACCATATGGTGAGCACGATAACCCTCGCCCGATCAATCACTATGGACTGTCAAAATGGAAGGGAGAACAAGTTGTTCTGACATCGGGAGCCAATGCGCTTATCATCCGGACGGCATGGCTCTACGGCGCCGTCGGTAAGAATTTCGTGAAGTCGATCATGCGCGCCGCGCAAAGCGAGTCGGTCGTGAAGGTCGTGAATGATCAGTATGGATGCCCCACGTATGCCGAAGACCTGGCCTCCGTCGTCGCTTCGCTTACCGGTCGGGATGTGCAGGGAATCGTCCATGTCACGAATCGTGGACAGTGCACGTGGTATGAGTTTGCGCAGGCCATCGTCCGCGAGATGGATCTCCCCTGTTCTGTCCTGCCGATCACGACCCAGCAGGCAGGCCGCCTCGCAAAGCGGCCACCCTATTCTGTGCTGAGTGCGGACCGGCTGGTGTCATTGGGTTTCGCGTTACCTGAATGGCGCCAGGCATTGACCCGATTTGCCAAGGACGTTCAGGTCCCTCTCCCAGACCCTCAATAAGCAAGCGTTCATCCCGGCCAAAATCCTTTGCAATGGCCGAGAGACTCGCTAAGATAGCGATCGATTGCTGCCGGGGAGGCAACCTCTGCTTGTGAAACACTGGTGAAACTCAAGACTCGGCAAAAGCCCGCGAGGAGTCTCCTGCGGAATATCCGATTGCTGGCAACCGATGTGGATGGAGTGCTGACCGATGCCGGCATGTATTATTCTGAGTCGGGTGATGAATGGAAAAAGTTCAATACCCGCGACGGAATGGGGATCAAACTGCTGCAGAAGGCCGGACTCATCACGGCGATCGTCACGCAGGAACGGACCAGATTGGTGGCCAGGCGGGCTGAAAAACTCGCCATCCCCGAGCTTCATCAGGGGGTGATGGACAAATTGTCGGTGATTCGAGACATGGCGACACGGCATGGCATCTCACTCCGGCAAGTTGCGTATATCGGCGATGACGTGAACGACATCGAAGCGTTGAAAGCCGTGGGGTTGTCAGCGGCTCCCGCGGATGGTCTCCCTCAAGTGTTGGAGATCGTCGGCTATGTCTGCCGCCAAAAGGGTGGAGAGGGGGCGGTCCGAGAGCTTGCGGACATGATTCTCCACTCTCGTAGCGAGACGAACATCACAAGACAGAATCGTTGAGGGAAGGTATGGCGCGCACATCCAATCTCTATCCAGTGATCATGGCAGGGGGCAGCGGCACCAGGTTTTGGCCGTTAAGTCGCCATCTGTTTCCGAAGCAGCTCTTGCGGATCGGGGGAGAGCATACGTTGATTCAGCAAACCATGCGACGCGTCTCAGGCTGTGCGCCCGCAGCTCACGTACTGATCTCGACGAATGCGGCGCAGGCCGACCTCATCCGTGGCCAATTGGCCGATTGGAAGGACGACCTGACCGATGGATTCCTTTTGGAACCGGA is a genomic window containing:
- a CDS encoding NTP transferase domain-containing protein, with product MKGVVLAGGLGSRLLPLTKVTNKHLLPVYNRPMIYYPIQTLVNAGVTEIMLVTGGNSAGDFLKLLGNGKEFGLQHLNYTYQEGEGGIADALRLAEHFADGEPICVVLGDNIIQGNIAMAADRFRSQRKGAKILLKEVKDPQRFGVPVLERERVVRIEEKPLEPRSPYAVTGIYFYDPHVFEFIRELKPSARGELEITDVNNAYIKAGTLTWDLLQGWWTDAGTIESLYLANQLVGQTGANNLQVES
- the rfbD gene encoding dTDP-4-dehydrorhamnose reductase; amino-acid sequence: MRILLTGANGQLGTVLRRALGSETVITKDLPDFDLTQLTVHDEIVEASPDLIIHAGAYTDVDGAERDPDLAMAVNARGTEQVAKAAVRLGARLIYISTDYVFDGEQQRPYGEHDNPRPINHYGLSKWKGEQVVLTSGANALIIRTAWLYGAVGKNFVKSIMRAAQSESVVKVVNDQYGCPTYAEDLASVVASLTGRDVQGIVHVTNRGQCTWYEFAQAIVREMDLPCSVLPITTQQAGRLAKRPPYSVLSADRLVSLGFALPEWRQALTRFAKDVQVPLPDPQ
- the rfbB gene encoding dTDP-glucose 4,6-dehydratase, with translation MRILVTGGAGFIGSHLVRRLLVSSQHQIVNLDALRYSGNLTNLDAVSRHPGYVFVHGDICDAQLVSSVIRKYQIEGIINCAAETHVDRSILDPGSFARTDVVGTGVLLEEGRHAGVARFLQVSTDEVYGNVESGLSTEADRLAPRSPYSASKAGGDLLVLSYWTTYGFPVVVTRGSNTYGSNQYPEKFIPLFVTNAIDDQLLPVYGDGRYCRDWLAVEDHCAAIERAFFDGEPGAVYNIGGGNERENIVVAEEILSYLGKPKSLLRFVTDRPGHDRRYAVDCGKLRQLGWCPAVPFEEGLRATVRWYQEHASWWRPIKSGEFRKYYEQMYGKRLQQVS
- a CDS encoding polysaccharide biosynthesis protein, translating into MKQSAAKLYHSIAGRYGNVVLLYRSFLVIGAQLVLILLANLTAFALRFDADLSPEYRQIMWDHVPAVLLIFGSSLWIFGIQRGLWRYVGSYDLGKILLASLTGAAAFYGVIHLIGGITQYPRSVIVLTGLLNGLYLSGIRLAVRGFREWIRIADPTARRVLIVGAGNAGELLVRDMLSDANYNSRPVGFVDDDPIKRKMSIHGIPVVGTIADIRHAADRLEVQEIIVAIPSASTTVKQKILAASEGCTVPIKTLPNLKQLLGDPVSLQQVRPMSLDDLLQREPIQTDCQDLHPLITGKTLLVTGAGGSIGSELCRQISQYKPKTLVLFERYENALHALLLELRAAFPEAQILPCIGDVTVPDRVSEVFRQTGPDIVFHAAAHKHVPLMELNPKEAIRNNILGTRVVAEAAMKSGVDRFVLISTDKAVNPSSIMGVTKRIAEHLLQDLNHTGLTKFTVVRFGNVLGSNGSVVPLFTEQIRKGGPVTVTHPEIKRFFMTIPEAVQLVLQASVMGRGGEVFVLDMGEQIRIADLARNMIVLAGLVPGKDIDIIFTGLRPGEKLYEELFEERELVEATAHPKIHRAAGALVPVGELSAWLESLQANLPKYEEEELLRDLKRLVPSFRPNL
- a CDS encoding glycosyltransferase family 9 protein; translated protein: MRSALIVCTRRIGDVLLATPVVRSLKTALPNLMVDMLVFEGTQDIVSANRDIRRVWTIPERPTIGKHLKLLRSMWRRYDVALSVLAGDRPTFHAWAAGRYRIGTLLPDNKSRWKQRLLHEWIPFDNLQTHTIVMNLRLLESLKVKPLGTPIVAWTQDDENSVQSIFPQMRDARYAVLHISPKFAYKTWTVSGWVALGRWLIDRGMGVVVTGVESGQEAYCEQVIQGLPGAVNLVGRVALPALGCLLNRAALYIGTDTAVSHMAAAVGVPTVVLFGPSNPVKWGPWPKDFLPTTQSPWVRQGSQRQGNVFLLQGEGECVPCLAEGCDHHINSLSDCLQQLSVQRAIQAVETILGERTLLLPTPRYA
- a CDS encoding HAD-IIIA family hydrolase, translating into MLATDVDGVLTDAGMYYSESGDEWKKFNTRDGMGIKLLQKAGLITAIVTQERTRLVARRAEKLAIPELHQGVMDKLSVIRDMATRHGISLRQVAYIGDDVNDIEALKAVGLSAAPADGLPQVLEIVGYVCRQKGGEGAVRELADMILHSRSETNITRQNR